In Sphingobium sp. EP60837, one genomic interval encodes:
- a CDS encoding amidase: MNMTRREGMAAVGAAALLGVTGAGKAAARRSSLLDTHDAMGLAELVAKREVSPSELLDAAIGRAEALNPRFNFMAQKHYDYGRAAIAKGLPQGPFSGVPWLLKDLNTYVAGLPTENGSRFYKGYRPQITSELVRRIEKAGFVIFGKTTVPELGLTGTTENKLNGDTRNPWNPKHITGGSSGGAAAAVAAGVLPAAHATDGGGSIRIPASCCGLFGLKPSRGRVPMGPPRTEGWGGLSVHHAVTRSVRDSAAILDATQGPEPGSRYAAPTPAENFLSQIGKAPGRLRIALMLDAPSGSPVDPECVEAARKAARLCERLGHHVEEAAPKLDIAAMGAASFVLIGSSVAADMLDRAKATGIAIGPEVLEPITLGFTAYGQKATGMDFARANNTLQAAAISMAQFMANYDVILSPTLAAPPLELGKINLSPDVDFAAWGQRAASFSPFTQIANMTGQPAMSVPLATANNGLPIGVMFMGRYGDEALLFRLAGQLEAAAPWKNRRPAL, from the coding sequence ATGAACATGACACGTCGGGAAGGCATGGCGGCTGTCGGCGCGGCGGCGCTGTTGGGGGTGACGGGCGCGGGCAAAGCTGCGGCGCGACGCTCCAGCCTGCTCGACACGCATGACGCGATGGGCCTCGCGGAATTGGTCGCCAAGCGTGAGGTGTCGCCAAGCGAATTGCTCGACGCGGCGATTGGTCGGGCGGAAGCGCTCAATCCGCGCTTCAACTTCATGGCGCAGAAGCATTATGATTATGGCCGCGCGGCGATTGCTAAAGGGCTTCCACAGGGGCCGTTTAGCGGCGTGCCGTGGCTGCTGAAGGATCTCAACACCTATGTTGCGGGTCTGCCGACGGAAAATGGCAGCCGCTTCTACAAAGGATATCGGCCCCAGATCACGTCGGAGCTGGTCCGCCGGATCGAGAAGGCTGGCTTTGTCATCTTCGGCAAGACGACAGTGCCCGAACTGGGGCTCACCGGCACGACCGAGAACAAGCTGAACGGCGACACGCGCAATCCGTGGAATCCCAAGCATATCACGGGTGGGTCGTCGGGCGGAGCTGCGGCCGCAGTGGCGGCGGGCGTGTTGCCTGCGGCCCATGCGACCGATGGGGGCGGATCGATCCGCATTCCGGCGTCTTGCTGCGGCCTGTTTGGGCTGAAACCCAGCCGGGGCCGGGTGCCGATGGGGCCGCCACGCACGGAAGGCTGGGGTGGGCTGTCGGTGCACCACGCGGTGACCCGCAGCGTACGGGATTCTGCGGCTATTCTGGATGCGACGCAGGGGCCTGAGCCGGGTAGCCGCTATGCCGCCCCGACGCCTGCGGAGAACTTTCTATCGCAAATTGGCAAGGCACCCGGACGGCTGCGCATCGCGCTGATGCTGGATGCGCCATCGGGATCGCCGGTCGATCCCGAATGTGTCGAAGCGGCGCGGAAAGCCGCGCGGCTGTGCGAGCGCCTGGGCCATCATGTCGAGGAAGCCGCGCCTAAGCTGGACATTGCGGCGATGGGTGCGGCCAGTTTCGTGCTGATCGGCTCGTCCGTAGCGGCAGACATGCTGGACCGCGCCAAGGCGACGGGCATTGCAATCGGCCCCGAAGTGCTGGAGCCGATCACCCTTGGCTTTACTGCCTATGGGCAGAAGGCGACGGGTATGGACTTTGCGCGCGCCAACAATACGCTTCAGGCGGCAGCGATCAGCATGGCACAGTTCATGGCGAATTATGACGTCATATTGTCGCCGACCCTGGCAGCGCCGCCGCTGGAACTGGGCAAGATCAACCTGTCGCCTGATGTGGATTTTGCCGCTTGGGGTCAACGTGCAGCCAGCTTCTCGCCCTTCACGCAGATCGCGAACATGACCGGGCAGCCTGCCATGTCGGTGCCACTGGCTACAGCGAATAATGGCCTGCCCATCGGCGTGATGTTCATGGGTCGATATGGCGATGAGGCATTGTTGTTCCGGCTCGCCGGGCAGCTGGAAGCCGCCGCACCGTGGAAGAACAGGCGCCCGGCGCTTTAA
- a CDS encoding Rieske 2Fe-2S domain-containing protein: MSNAQSSAANDARTPPVAVWQILEKLKGQELLDWRLAEVTDRASVKERNLDIGIPFGWYPLLLSSELAVGEVKPLRYFSKDLAIWRGEDGKVRMLDAYCKHLGAHMGHGGKVHGNLLECPFHAWRYDGDEAAVKDIPYARVIPPQVKRKCTRNWHITETNRWIWAWYHPEDVEPLFEVAVLPEASDPDWTDYEVHEWNVWGSLQNMAENGVDVAHFRFIHGTANVPLGELRWDEWGRGADVKAKMGTPWGEVDGCISYDTMGPGQSWTRFTGISETLLVACLAPVELDHVHVRFCFTQPKAQAEGERAGVARAIIRDICKQFDQDKVVWDRQKFEPNPIICDGDGPIPQFRKYYARYYADQGVTAEA; encoded by the coding sequence ATGTCCAACGCCCAAAGCAGCGCCGCCAACGATGCGCGCACGCCCCCCGTCGCCGTCTGGCAGATCCTCGAAAAGCTGAAAGGGCAGGAACTGCTCGACTGGCGGCTTGCCGAGGTGACGGATCGCGCCTCCGTGAAGGAGCGCAATCTCGACATCGGCATCCCCTTTGGGTGGTATCCGCTGCTGCTGTCCTCCGAACTCGCCGTTGGGGAGGTGAAGCCGCTGCGTTACTTCTCGAAGGATCTGGCGATCTGGCGCGGGGAGGACGGCAAGGTCCGCATGCTCGACGCCTATTGCAAGCATCTGGGCGCGCATATGGGCCATGGCGGCAAGGTGCATGGCAATCTGCTGGAATGTCCTTTCCACGCATGGCGCTATGATGGTGACGAGGCGGCGGTGAAGGATATTCCCTACGCCCGCGTCATTCCGCCGCAGGTAAAACGCAAATGCACCCGCAATTGGCACATCACCGAAACCAATCGGTGGATCTGGGCCTGGTATCATCCGGAGGATGTCGAGCCGCTGTTCGAGGTTGCGGTTCTGCCCGAGGCGAGTGATCCCGATTGGACCGATTATGAGGTCCATGAATGGAATGTTTGGGGGTCGCTTCAGAACATGGCGGAAAATGGCGTGGACGTTGCGCATTTCCGCTTCATCCACGGCACCGCGAATGTTCCCTTGGGCGAGCTACGTTGGGACGAATGGGGCCGCGGCGCCGATGTGAAGGCGAAGATGGGCACGCCCTGGGGCGAAGTCGATGGCTGCATCAGCTATGACACGATGGGACCGGGTCAGAGCTGGACGCGCTTTACCGGCATTTCGGAAACGCTGTTGGTCGCCTGTCTCGCTCCCGTTGAGCTGGACCATGTCCATGTCCGCTTCTGCTTTACCCAGCCAAAGGCGCAGGCCGAAGGCGAGCGTGCGGGCGTTGCACGCGCCATCATCCGCGACATTTGCAAGCAGTTCGATCAGGACAAGGTCGTATGGGACCGGCAGAAGTTCGAGCCCAATCCGATCATCTGCGATGGTGACGGCCCCATCCCGCAGTTCCGCAAATATTATGCGCGCTACTATGCGGATCAGGGCGTGACGGCAGAGGCATAG